Proteins from a single region of Corynebacterium pseudogenitalium:
- a CDS encoding metallophosphoesterase family protein: MSEPFGSSEYVNTFRFIHSSDLQLGMTRKFLRSEAQSRFDDARLRAVERLGQVATEHDADCIVIAGDVFEHNALERETLGRALEVLKRLPVPVYLLPGNHDPLVADSIFHATDDLENVHVLDSFDPVEVVPGVELVGAPLKARYASEDLCARAVRDLEPTDTIRVLVGHGQVDGYGKEQAEALIDLDLLEEKLASGVIDYVALGDTHSTQSLGTSGRVWFSGSPETTDFHDFAIGGPGGGGEVNSGNALVVEIAKSSADDCTVNVEPVETGAWTFEALDWEVSDEGDVAKIVDQLERYEHKDRTVVKYSVRGTLGLAAMATFEQAIGRLEPVFAALYERERLMSLHLAPSDEELENLPLSGYAAEAMRDLICQASVQDDVTGSATARDAVNLLFRFSKEVN; the protein is encoded by the coding sequence ATGTCCGAGCCGTTTGGTAGTAGTGAGTATGTGAACACGTTTCGATTTATCCACTCCTCTGACCTGCAGCTTGGCATGACTCGGAAGTTTCTGCGCTCCGAAGCCCAATCGAGGTTTGACGACGCCCGCTTGCGCGCCGTTGAACGCCTCGGCCAAGTAGCCACGGAGCATGATGCAGACTGTATTGTGATCGCCGGTGATGTGTTTGAGCACAACGCGCTCGAACGGGAGACGCTTGGTCGAGCACTCGAGGTGCTGAAGCGCCTGCCAGTGCCGGTGTACTTGCTCCCGGGCAACCACGACCCGCTGGTGGCGGACTCCATTTTCCACGCCACCGATGACCTTGAGAATGTGCACGTGCTCGATTCCTTCGATCCCGTAGAGGTCGTCCCTGGCGTTGAGCTTGTCGGCGCGCCTCTCAAAGCCCGATACGCCTCTGAGGACCTCTGTGCCCGTGCCGTACGTGACTTGGAGCCGACGGATACGATTCGAGTCCTCGTTGGCCACGGCCAAGTAGACGGCTACGGCAAAGAACAGGCCGAAGCGCTCATCGATCTGGATTTGCTGGAGGAGAAGCTGGCCTCGGGGGTGATCGATTACGTCGCGTTGGGGGATACGCACTCCACGCAGTCACTCGGCACGAGTGGGCGCGTGTGGTTCTCGGGCAGCCCGGAAACAACCGATTTCCACGACTTTGCTATCGGTGGTCCTGGTGGTGGCGGCGAGGTCAACTCCGGTAACGCCCTCGTCGTCGAGATTGCGAAGTCCTCCGCAGACGATTGCACTGTGAACGTCGAGCCAGTTGAGACAGGAGCATGGACGTTTGAGGCACTGGACTGGGAGGTTAGTGACGAAGGGGACGTCGCAAAGATTGTGGATCAGCTTGAACGCTACGAGCACAAAGACCGCACGGTGGTGAAGTATTCGGTGCGTGGCACGCTTGGCCTTGCGGCGATGGCTACCTTTGAGCAGGCGATAGGGCGGCTTGAGCCGGTGTTTGCCGCGTTGTATGAGCGTGAGCGCCTCATGAGCTTGCACTTGGCGCCCAGCGATGAAGAGCTCGAAAACCTTCCGCTGAGCGGTTACGCGGCCGAGGCGATGCGGGACCTGATCTGCCAGGCTTCCGTGCAAGATGATGTCACAGGCTCTGCGACAGCCCGTGACGCAGTGAACCTTCTGTTCCGATTCTCCAAGGAAGTGAACTAG
- a CDS encoding AAA family ATPase produces MRIHSITIENFRGIQRLELRDLPDTGVIVIHGNNEAGKSTILDALTTVLNERHTAGGKKIGVLTPIGRDVSPAVRLEATVGDYSFTIAKQWGKGKYSELNITRPQLRQYTGREADDELARILAENLDQELASTLFLRQGQFAAGISAAGIPSVVRTLDGDAGRSAEEAAYDDTALMQRISDEYAAYFTSTGRPRGEYDKLQKVVEDARQQHEELVNQKRKFDDEVVEVERLQQQMQQIQDELPQAQQDLEARQVDAKYAEEVVSKRQAAQEAVKYAELTAQRAAQDVENRKKLEQRLAQLREQHVALEKERALAQQANDEEAATIASLTDALKRHQTELAKARETARRTRAMREYALCQQELTELQAVLDQIEAAQTEYQKLVSESPVRPVTDADAARAEEAASEVKIQRTIRAAATAKLTVRAEDATFIHDDAPTHVDGERTIELFDATTFQFGEFHLAYSAGANSVGEHGAVEAAERALEEMLAELGCEDVAEVRAKRDEHRAFAQGVEEAKRRREDILAGRDLSALQERHVRLQKLHSEHAATLGEDPAELEREVAEQEFESAEAALQTAQHDAEVAAAALEPHRERKAQQALLVLETKLSTHEEVVQNAKEELRADQEHATFEELDAAQQAAAESLSAARATLDEVTAAAQDANVDMAQALLESAQTRLVNLQDRYTAADKRIAELKSYFEMASGIAEKVDRAEATLDAAESEYHRTKRRAEATKLLYDTLQRYREEANARYAAPFAAALEGYAGALFGRDVEFELDDQLQITRRNVAGVSLPIEELSGGAQEQLALLTRFAIAELVARDGTSPVPVVIDDALGATDPHRLQLMNALFNRVGKHAQVIVLTCYPNRYDGVSSDNRYEIEQLKTN; encoded by the coding sequence ATGCGCATCCATTCGATCACCATTGAAAACTTCCGTGGTATTCAGCGATTAGAACTCCGAGACCTGCCAGATACCGGTGTGATCGTGATCCATGGCAACAACGAGGCGGGCAAATCCACCATCCTTGACGCGTTGACGACAGTGCTGAACGAGCGCCATACTGCCGGCGGGAAGAAGATTGGCGTGCTCACCCCGATCGGGAGGGACGTTTCGCCTGCGGTACGGCTTGAGGCGACGGTTGGCGATTACAGCTTCACCATTGCCAAACAGTGGGGGAAGGGGAAGTACTCGGAGCTCAACATCACCAGACCGCAGCTGCGCCAATACACCGGCCGCGAGGCTGACGACGAGCTTGCGCGGATCCTCGCGGAAAACCTTGACCAGGAGCTCGCCTCGACGCTCTTCCTGCGCCAGGGGCAGTTCGCAGCAGGGATCAGCGCAGCTGGCATCCCAAGTGTTGTGAGGACCCTTGACGGGGACGCTGGACGTAGCGCAGAGGAGGCTGCTTACGATGACACTGCGCTCATGCAGCGCATCAGCGACGAATACGCAGCGTACTTCACATCGACTGGTCGGCCGCGTGGTGAATACGACAAGCTTCAGAAAGTGGTCGAAGACGCACGCCAACAGCATGAAGAACTGGTGAATCAGAAGCGGAAATTCGACGATGAAGTCGTAGAAGTAGAGCGGCTGCAGCAGCAAATGCAGCAGATTCAGGATGAGCTGCCCCAGGCGCAGCAGGATCTCGAAGCCCGACAAGTCGACGCGAAATACGCCGAAGAGGTCGTTTCCAAGCGCCAGGCAGCTCAGGAGGCTGTGAAGTACGCGGAGCTTACAGCACAGCGCGCCGCACAAGACGTGGAGAACAGGAAAAAGCTTGAGCAGCGCCTTGCGCAGTTACGTGAGCAACACGTCGCGCTCGAGAAGGAGAGGGCTCTCGCGCAGCAAGCCAACGATGAGGAAGCAGCAACCATTGCCTCACTCACCGATGCCTTAAAGCGGCACCAAACCGAGCTGGCGAAAGCGCGTGAGACCGCACGTCGTACCCGTGCCATGCGGGAGTATGCGCTGTGCCAGCAAGAGCTGACGGAATTGCAGGCAGTGCTTGACCAGATCGAGGCCGCACAGACTGAATATCAAAAGCTCGTTTCCGAATCACCCGTCCGGCCTGTCACCGACGCGGATGCGGCTCGCGCTGAGGAAGCTGCAAGCGAGGTGAAAATCCAACGCACCATCCGCGCCGCGGCGACCGCAAAGCTGACCGTGCGTGCCGAAGACGCCACGTTCATCCACGATGACGCCCCCACTCACGTTGATGGGGAGCGGACCATCGAGCTTTTCGACGCCACCACCTTCCAATTCGGTGAATTCCATCTCGCGTACAGCGCGGGTGCCAACAGTGTGGGTGAACACGGTGCGGTGGAGGCAGCAGAGCGTGCGCTTGAAGAAATGCTCGCGGAGCTCGGTTGTGAAGACGTTGCGGAAGTGCGTGCGAAGCGTGATGAGCACCGAGCCTTTGCCCAGGGCGTGGAGGAGGCGAAGCGGCGTCGAGAAGATATTCTCGCAGGCAGAGACCTGTCTGCGCTACAGGAACGCCACGTGCGACTGCAGAAACTGCACTCGGAACACGCAGCAACCCTGGGCGAGGATCCCGCGGAGTTGGAACGAGAAGTCGCGGAGCAGGAATTCGAATCCGCCGAAGCAGCCTTACAGACGGCACAGCATGATGCAGAAGTAGCTGCCGCCGCATTGGAGCCCCACCGAGAACGCAAAGCGCAACAAGCGCTACTGGTTCTGGAGACGAAACTTTCGACCCACGAGGAAGTTGTGCAAAACGCAAAAGAAGAGCTGCGCGCAGACCAGGAACACGCCACATTTGAAGAATTGGATGCGGCCCAGCAAGCCGCAGCAGAAAGCCTTAGCGCCGCCCGTGCCACGCTGGATGAAGTGACGGCGGCGGCACAGGACGCGAATGTTGATATGGCACAGGCACTGCTCGAGAGCGCGCAGACCCGTTTAGTGAACCTGCAGGATCGCTACACAGCGGCCGACAAGCGCATCGCAGAGCTGAAAAGCTACTTCGAGATGGCCTCCGGCATTGCGGAAAAGGTTGACCGCGCTGAAGCAACCCTCGATGCTGCCGAATCTGAATACCACCGCACGAAGCGTCGCGCCGAGGCAACCAAACTCTTATACGACACACTGCAGCGCTACCGCGAAGAAGCGAATGCGCGCTATGCGGCACCGTTCGCTGCGGCGCTCGAAGGGTATGCGGGGGCGTTGTTCGGCCGAGATGTGGAATTCGAACTGGACGACCAACTACAAATCACTCGGCGAAACGTCGCGGGTGTGTCACTACCGATCGAAGAACTATCCGGTGGTGCGCAAGAACAATTGGCACTGCTGACCCGCTTCGCGATAGCAGAGCTTGTCGCCCGCGACGGCACCTCCCCAGTTCCTGTGGTCATTGACGACGCTCTTGGAGCAACAGACCCGCACCGCCTGCAACTGATGAACGCACTGTTTAATAGGGTGGGCAAGCACGCTCAAGTCATTGTGCTGACCTGCTATCCCAACCGTTACGACGGCGTGTCCAGCGACAACCGTTACGAAATTGAGCAACTGAAGACTAATTGA
- a CDS encoding MarR family winged helix-turn-helix transcriptional regulator gives MSDAPHWLSDAEQDLWRLMLATSRKISRALDDTLQADSNLSSPEFSVLVSLSEAEEHTMRLRDLCWVLEWDRSRTSHQVTRMEKRGLVLKQKCPGDARGVLVTLTDDGLRRLEAAAPGHVESVRRLVFDHLDPNDIPTLTKFFQGVLGAQANSQLRR, from the coding sequence ATGTCTGACGCACCACACTGGCTCAGCGACGCCGAACAGGACCTCTGGCGGCTCATGCTTGCCACTTCGCGGAAGATTTCCCGCGCTCTCGACGACACCCTCCAGGCAGATTCCAATCTCTCTTCGCCAGAGTTCTCGGTGCTTGTCAGTCTGTCTGAAGCTGAAGAACACACCATGCGGTTGCGCGATCTGTGCTGGGTTCTGGAGTGGGACCGTTCTCGCACTTCGCACCAGGTCACCCGCATGGAGAAGCGCGGGCTGGTGTTGAAACAGAAATGCCCTGGTGATGCTAGAGGTGTTCTCGTCACCTTGACTGACGACGGCTTGCGTCGTCTGGAGGCAGCGGCACCAGGCCATGTTGAAAGCGTTCGGCGGCTCGTCTTTGACCACCTTGACCCCAACGATATCCCGACGCTGACCAAGTTCTTCCAAGGAGTACTTGGGGCTCAAGCCAACTCCCAGCTCCGTAGATAG
- a CDS encoding PspC domain-containing protein encodes MNQPQYQPNPSPKRLQRSMVDKYIAGVCGGIAEYAGLDPALVRIGIVLIGLVTAFVPLFILYVVAWIVIPPEF; translated from the coding sequence ATGAACCAACCCCAGTACCAGCCAAACCCTAGCCCAAAGCGCCTGCAGCGCTCCATGGTGGACAAATATATTGCCGGGGTTTGCGGGGGAATCGCGGAGTATGCTGGCCTCGATCCTGCACTTGTTCGAATCGGTATCGTGCTTATCGGACTCGTTACGGCGTTTGTACCTTTGTTCATTCTTTATGTTGTGGCCTGGATTGTGATTCCGCCGGAGTTTTAA
- a CDS encoding CAP domain-containing protein: MPNPQQLMQYAGAAVTVIVLILGLIFGTGDLSSSSDNGAQTPPSNSAKPSNSPAPSNGGRKPDADGCVKNTPDYFKCKQENSKLGKKNPPLTSSDIQQARRAQFMQIVEWRSNDKHANPLTYDLSLEATAQRFANELAQTPGDEIWHSNYNTRGLENVAFDTYTYKNFFNIFAGSVGHASTMATNGRAPKVGIGIAQDPVTGHYFCVQHFADK; this comes from the coding sequence GTGCCTAACCCGCAACAACTCATGCAGTACGCCGGTGCTGCTGTTACCGTCATCGTCCTGATCCTGGGACTTATTTTCGGGACAGGGGATTTATCCTCGTCTTCCGATAATGGGGCACAAACGCCCCCATCGAACAGTGCGAAACCGTCGAATAGTCCTGCGCCCTCGAACGGTGGGCGCAAACCGGATGCTGACGGGTGCGTGAAAAACACTCCTGATTATTTCAAGTGCAAACAGGAAAACAGCAAGCTTGGTAAGAAGAACCCGCCTTTAACCTCTAGTGATATTCAGCAAGCGCGTAGGGCTCAATTCATGCAGATTGTCGAATGGCGGTCTAATGATAAGCACGCTAACCCACTTACGTATGATCTTTCTCTAGAAGCAACAGCACAGCGGTTTGCTAATGAACTTGCTCAAACGCCTGGGGATGAGATCTGGCACTCGAATTATAATACTCGTGGGCTAGAAAACGTGGCATTTGATACATACACTTACAAGAATTTCTTTAACATTTTCGCTGGTTCGGTTGGGCATGCAAGTACCATGGCAACGAACGGGCGTGCTCCTAAAGTCGGTATCGGTATTGCTCAAGACCCCGTAACAGGACATTACTTCTGCGTACAACACTTCGCAGACAAGTAA